In the genome of Kitasatospora cathayae, one region contains:
- a CDS encoding P-II family nitrogen regulator, translating to MKLITAVIKPYRLDEVKAALQAFGVHGLTVTEASGYGRQRGHTEVYRGAEYTVDLVPKIRIEVLVEDEDADDLIDVLVKAARTGKIGDGKVWSIPVDTAVRVRTGERGPDAL from the coding sequence ATGAAGCTCATCACCGCCGTGATCAAGCCGTACCGCCTGGACGAGGTGAAGGCCGCCCTGCAGGCCTTCGGGGTCCACGGCCTGACCGTCACCGAGGCCAGCGGCTACGGCCGCCAGCGCGGCCACACCGAGGTCTACCGGGGCGCCGAGTACACCGTGGACCTGGTACCGAAGATCAGAATCGAGGTCCTGGTCGAGGACGAGGACGCCGACGACCTGATCGACGTCCTGGTGAAGGCCGCCCGGACCGGGAAGATCGGCGACGGCAAGGTGTGGAGCATCCCGGTCGACACCGCCGTCCGGGTCCGCACCGGCGAACGCGGACCCGACGCCCTGTGA
- a CDS encoding [protein-PII] uridylyltransferase, with the protein MTTETIPSSDPSSYAGARAALLDRPGLAGRPRRAALARLTDDWLAGLLAAAGAPPSGVALVAVGGYGRGELSPRSDLDVLLLHDGPIAPELPERIWYPVWDAGAKLDHSVRTPAEARAVAAADLKAQLGLLDARHLAGDAALTAALRSAVLTDWRASAPARLPELRELGRERADRHGELSFLLEPDLKEARGGLRDLVALDAVAATWLADAPRDGLDAAALRLADVRDALHLATGRATERLSLQDQDQVAERLGVLDADTLLRQVYEAARTIAYASDVTWRAVDRVLAARSGRGRRTGRPVFRFTGAGRGTGAVARGAVARRPLAEGVVEQDGEAVLAQAARPAADPVLPLRAAAAAAQNGLTVSYATVRRLAAECRPLPVPWPDEAREQLVTLLGAGEAAVPVWEALEAEGLVTRLLPDWERVRCRPQRNAVHRWTVDRHLVETAVRAAAMTRRVARPDLLLVAALLHDIGKGWPGDHSEAGEVIVRDLAARMGFPAEDAETLAVLVRHHLTLVDTATRRDPDDPATVETITKAVGTLPELELLHALTEADALATGPAAWSSWRASLVEGLVARAAAQLAGGGGAPVEAAPSAEQERLAVEAARTGAPALSLLAQAEGADPGVEPMGVELTLAVPDRPGLLGTVAGVLALHRLTVRSAGLRELDPIGAGPVLLLSWRVAAEFGELPEAARLRADLRRALDGSLDVSRRLAERDAAAPRRKGIPTPPPLVAVAPAVASATATVLEVRAHDAPGLLHRIGRALDGAGVRVRTAHVSTLGAEAVDSFYLTDPAGRPLTAGRAGEVAAAVRAALG; encoded by the coding sequence ATGACCACCGAGACCATCCCCTCCTCCGACCCCTCGTCCTACGCCGGGGCCCGGGCCGCGCTGCTCGACCGGCCCGGGCTGGCCGGCCGCCCTCGCCGCGCCGCGCTCGCCCGGCTCACCGACGACTGGCTGGCCGGGCTGCTCGCCGCCGCCGGAGCCCCGCCGTCCGGCGTCGCGCTGGTCGCCGTCGGCGGCTACGGCCGGGGCGAGCTGTCCCCGCGCAGCGACCTGGACGTGCTGCTGCTGCACGACGGCCCGATCGCCCCCGAACTGCCCGAGCGGATCTGGTACCCGGTCTGGGACGCGGGCGCCAAGCTCGACCACTCGGTGCGCACCCCCGCCGAGGCCCGGGCGGTGGCCGCCGCCGACCTCAAGGCCCAGCTCGGCCTGCTGGACGCCCGCCACCTCGCCGGGGACGCGGCGCTCACCGCCGCGCTGCGCTCCGCGGTGCTCACCGACTGGCGCGCGAGCGCCCCCGCGCGCCTGCCCGAGCTCCGCGAGCTGGGCCGGGAGCGGGCCGACCGGCACGGTGAGCTGTCCTTCCTGCTGGAGCCCGACCTGAAGGAGGCCCGCGGCGGCCTGCGCGACCTGGTCGCGCTCGACGCCGTCGCCGCCACCTGGCTCGCCGACGCGCCCCGGGACGGCCTGGACGCCGCCGCGCTGCGGCTCGCCGACGTCCGCGACGCGCTGCACCTGGCCACCGGCCGGGCCACCGAGCGGCTCAGCCTCCAGGACCAGGACCAGGTCGCCGAGCGGCTCGGCGTGCTGGACGCCGACACCCTGCTGCGCCAGGTCTACGAGGCCGCCCGGACCATCGCCTACGCGAGCGACGTCACCTGGCGGGCGGTGGACCGGGTGCTCGCCGCCCGGTCCGGCCGGGGCCGCCGCACGGGCCGGCCGGTCTTCCGGTTCACCGGCGCCGGGCGCGGCACCGGCGCGGTCGCCCGGGGCGCGGTGGCGCGCCGCCCGCTCGCCGAGGGCGTGGTCGAGCAGGACGGCGAGGCGGTGCTCGCCCAGGCCGCCCGCCCGGCCGCCGACCCGGTGCTGCCGCTGCGCGCCGCGGCCGCCGCCGCGCAGAACGGGCTGACCGTCTCGTACGCGACGGTGCGCCGGCTCGCCGCCGAGTGCCGGCCACTGCCGGTGCCCTGGCCGGACGAGGCGCGCGAGCAACTGGTCACCCTGCTGGGGGCGGGCGAGGCGGCCGTCCCGGTCTGGGAGGCGCTGGAGGCGGAGGGCCTGGTCACCAGGCTGCTGCCGGACTGGGAGCGGGTGCGCTGCCGTCCGCAGCGCAACGCGGTGCACCGCTGGACGGTGGACCGGCACCTGGTGGAGACGGCCGTCCGGGCCGCCGCGATGACCCGCCGGGTGGCCCGGCCGGACCTCCTGCTGGTCGCCGCGCTGCTGCACGACATCGGCAAGGGCTGGCCCGGCGACCACAGCGAGGCCGGTGAGGTGATCGTCCGCGACCTGGCCGCGCGGATGGGCTTCCCGGCCGAGGACGCCGAGACCCTGGCGGTGCTGGTCCGCCACCACCTGACCCTGGTCGACACCGCGACCCGGCGCGACCCGGACGACCCGGCCACCGTCGAGACGATCACCAAGGCGGTCGGCACCCTGCCGGAGCTGGAGCTGCTGCACGCGCTCACCGAGGCGGACGCGCTGGCCACCGGCCCGGCGGCGTGGAGCAGCTGGCGGGCCTCGCTGGTGGAGGGCCTGGTGGCACGGGCCGCCGCGCAGCTGGCCGGAGGAGGGGGCGCGCCGGTGGAAGCCGCGCCGAGCGCCGAGCAGGAGCGGCTCGCGGTCGAGGCCGCGCGCACCGGTGCTCCCGCGCTGTCGCTGCTGGCCCAGGCCGAGGGGGCGGACCCGGGCGTCGAGCCGATGGGCGTCGAGCTGACCCTGGCCGTCCCGGACCGGCCCGGGCTGCTCGGCACGGTCGCCGGGGTGCTGGCGCTGCACCGGCTGACCGTCCGCTCGGCCGGCCTGCGCGAGCTGGACCCGATCGGGGCGGGCCCGGTGCTGCTGCTGTCCTGGCGGGTGGCCGCCGAGTTCGGCGAGCTGCCGGAGGCGGCCCGGCTGCGGGCCGACCTGCGCCGGGCGCTGGACGGCTCGCTGGACGTCTCCCGCCGCCTCGCCGAACGGGACGCCGCCGCCCCGCGCCGCAAGGGCATCCCCACCCCGCCGCCGTTGGTCGCGGTGGCGCCCGCGGTGGCCTCGGCGACCGCGACCGTGCTGGAGGTCCGCGCGCACGACGCCCCCGGGCTGCTGCACCGGATCGGCCGGGCGCTGGACGGGGCGGGCGTCCGGGTGCGCACCGCGCACGTCTCCACGCTGGGGGCGGAGGCCGTCGACTCCTTCTACCTGACCGATCCGGCGGGCCGTCCGCTCACCGCCGGGCGGGCCGGGGAGGTGGCGGCGGCGGTCCGGGCGGCGCTGGGCT